In the Syngnathus scovelli strain Florida chromosome 8, RoL_Ssco_1.2, whole genome shotgun sequence genome, one interval contains:
- the LOC125973967 gene encoding muscleblind-like protein 2a, with product MASGRDTKWLTLEVCRQFQRGNCSRSDEECKFAHPPKSCQVENGRVIACFDSLKGRCSRENCKYLHPPSHLKTQLEINGRNNLIQQKTAAAVLAQQMQIMIPTASLPSVGLGTNSGLGYGSYLTPLSHGMGLLPTDILPNSQVLVSGSPPVTVQSSPSSSSSSPSQKLQRTDKLEVCREFQRGTCTRGETDCRFAHPSDNPMIDSVDNTVTVCMDYIKSRCSRDKCKYFHPPAHLQAKIKSGQHQTAMAAQATAAAVTQSTAKAMKRPLEATVDLGFPHSLLQPLPKRAALEKSNWASSLLSPSLLHYQQALASTQLQQPTAAFYPAGKGSCSERLAGIQVQGPGRQETGAEAGEQKSTNQPGRVETESKTGHWSVFCMTPANNVDHSQVTARNRTWCHTDPEQTVCTYSVHSARHLQQAAC from the exons ATGGCGTCGGGGAGAGATACAAAATGGCTGACCCTGGAAGTGTGTCGACAGTTTCAGCGAGGAAACTGTTCACGTAGTGACGAGGAGTGCAAATTTGCTCACCCGCCAAAGAGCTGCCAAGTGGAAAACGGGAGGGTCATCGCCTGCTTCGACTCACTAAAA GGCCGATGCTCTAGAGAGAACTGCAAGTACCTCCATCCACCTTCCCACTTAAAGACTCAGCTGGAAATAAACGGGCGCAACAATCTCATTCAGCAGAAAACAGCAGCTGCTGTGCTCGCCCAGCAGATGCAGATCATGATCCCTACAGCCAGTCTGCCGTCTGTG GGTCTTGGCACTAACTCTGGTCTCGGCTACGGTTCCTACTTGACGCCCCTAAGCCACGGGATGGGCCTTCTTCCCACAGACATCCTCCCCAACAGTCAGGTTCTCGTTTCAGGGAGCCCGCCTGTCACGGTTCAGAGCTcgccttcttcctcctcctcttcgcccTCCCAGAAGCTCCAGCGCACCGACAAACTGGAG GTGTGTCGCGAGTTTCAGCGAGGGACCTGCACTCGGGGAGAAACGGACTGCCGCTTTGCCCACCCCAGCGACAACCCCATGATCGATAGCGTCGACAATACCGTCACCGTTTGCATGGACTACATCAAGAGCCGCTGCAGCCGCGACAAGTGCAAGTATTTTCACCCGCCTGCGCACTTGCAGGCCAAAATTAAGTCCGGTCAACATCAGACAGCCATGGCGGCCCAGGCCACAGCTGCAGCCGTG ACTCAGTCGACTGCCAAAGCAATGAAGCGACCCCTCGAGGCAACTGTAGACCTG gGCTTCCCCCACAGCCTCCTGCAACCGCTACCAAAGAGGGCAGCTCTGGAGAAGAGCAACTGGGCCAGCTCATTGCTCAGCCCCAGTTTGTTGCACTACCAGCAGGCTCTGGCCAGCACGCAGTTGCAGCAGCCCACGGCTGCATTCTACCCCGCAG GGAAAGGCTCCTGTTCAGAAAGGCTCGCAGGAATCCAGGTGCAGGGTCCAGGCAGGCAGGAAACAGGAGCCGAAGCAGGAGAGCAGAAGAGCACAAATCAGCCAGGCAGGGTGGAAACAGAGAGCAAAACAGGACACT GGTCTGTTTTCTGTATGACTCCTGCGAACAACGTCG ATC